The proteins below are encoded in one region of Salvelinus alpinus chromosome 27, SLU_Salpinus.1, whole genome shotgun sequence:
- the LOC139556412 gene encoding estrogen-related receptor gamma-like isoform X1 yields MDLVELYLPECFTYHPDTELLGRMSVRGLDTSCPPIKREPSSPSPSFQGDSPSQPSPEGSSSDTNSSFGLLGKSHNHTNGLDSPGLYGHTAGMGNNGTANRRFGGEDGQVKCEFLLDSVAKRLCLVCGDVGSGYHYGVASCEACKAFFKRTIQGNIEYSCPATSECEITKRRRKSCQACRFMKCLNVGMMREGVRLDRVRGGRQKYKRRIDSENSPYLNPQHGLPQKRTFPLGGLAENKVVSLLLVAEPESIFAMPDPTVPDSDIKALTTLCDLADRELVVNIGWAKHIPGFPLLSLADQMSLLQSGWMEILILRVVFRSLALEDKLVYAEDYIMDEEQSKLAGVLDLNNTILQLVKKYKAMRIDKEEFVVLKAISLANSDSMQIEDVEAVQSLQDVLHGALQDYESAQHTEDPRRAGKLIMTLPLLRQTAARAVQHFCSIKQDGRVPMHKLFLELLEARA; encoded by the exons ACTCCTGGGCAGGATGTCGGTGAGGGGCTTGGACACCTCCTGTCCCCCCATAAAGCGCGAGccctccagccccagccccagcttccAGGGGGACAGCCCATCCCAACCCAGCCCTGAAGGTTCCTCCTCAGACACCAACTCCAGCTTTGGTCTCCTGGGCAAGAGTCACAACCACACCAACGGCTTGGACTCACCAGGGCTCTACGGACACACAGCGGGCATGGGGAACAATGGAACAGCCAACAG GCGGTTTGGTGGTGAGGATGGCCAGGTGAAGTGTGAGTTCTTGCTGGATTCTGTGGCTAAGAGGCTGTGTCTGGTGTGTGGAGATGTGGGGTCAGGGTACCACTACGGAGTGGCCTCCTGTGAGGCCTGCAAGGCTTTCTTCAAGAGGACCATCCAGG GTAACATTGAGTACAGCTGCCCGGCCACCAGTGAGTGTGAGATCACCAAGCGGAGGAGGAAGTCGTGCCAGGCCTGTCGCTTCATGAAGTGTCTCAACGTGGGCATGATGAGAGAAG GTGTGCGTCTGGACCGGGTCCGTGGGGGCAGACAGAAGTACAAGAGAAGGATAGACTCTGAGAACAGCCCCTACCTCAACCCTCAACACGGCCTGCCACAGAAGAGAACAT tTCCTCTAGGTGGTCTGGCAGAGAATAAGGTGGTCTCTCTCCTGCTGGTGGCTGAACCAGAGAGTATCTTTGCCATGCCGGACCCCACCGTCCCCGACAGTGACATCAAAGCCCTGACCACACTTTGTGACCTTGCCGACCGCGAACTGGTGGTCAACATCGGCTGGGCCAAACACATCCCAG GTTTCCCCTTGCTCTCGCTGGCAGACCAGATGAGTCTACTGCAGAGTGGATGGATGGAGATTCTGATCCTGCGTGTGGTGTTTCGCTCGCTGGCCCTAGAGGATAAGCTGGTGTATGCTGAGGACTACATCATGGATGAGGAGCAGTCCAAACTGGCAGGTGTACTGGACCTAAACAACACCATACTGCAGCTGGTGAAGAAATACAAAGCCATGAGGATTGACAAGGAGGAGTTTGTTGTCCTCAAGGCAATCTCACTGGCTAACTCAG aCTCCATGCAGATAGAAGACGTGGAGGCTGTCCAGAGTCTCCAGGATGTGCTCCATGGGGCCCTGCAGGACTACGAGAGTGCCCAGCACACGGAGGACCCTCGACGGGCAGGCAAGCTCATCATGACCCTGCCCCTGCTCCGGCAGACGGCCGCCAGGGCTGTGCAGCACTTCTGCAGCATCAAGCAGGACGGCCGTGTGCCCATGCACAAACTGTTCCTGGAACTGCTGGAGGCCAGGGCCTGA
- the LOC139556412 gene encoding estrogen-related receptor gamma-like isoform X2 — MSVRGLDTSCPPIKREPSSPSPSFQGDSPSQPSPEGSSSDTNSSFGLLGKSHNHTNGLDSPGLYGHTAGMGNNGTANRRFGGEDGQVKCEFLLDSVAKRLCLVCGDVGSGYHYGVASCEACKAFFKRTIQGNIEYSCPATSECEITKRRRKSCQACRFMKCLNVGMMREGVRLDRVRGGRQKYKRRIDSENSPYLNPQHGLPQKRTFPLGGLAENKVVSLLLVAEPESIFAMPDPTVPDSDIKALTTLCDLADRELVVNIGWAKHIPGFPLLSLADQMSLLQSGWMEILILRVVFRSLALEDKLVYAEDYIMDEEQSKLAGVLDLNNTILQLVKKYKAMRIDKEEFVVLKAISLANSDSMQIEDVEAVQSLQDVLHGALQDYESAQHTEDPRRAGKLIMTLPLLRQTAARAVQHFCSIKQDGRVPMHKLFLELLEARA, encoded by the exons ATGTCGGTGAGGGGCTTGGACACCTCCTGTCCCCCCATAAAGCGCGAGccctccagccccagccccagcttccAGGGGGACAGCCCATCCCAACCCAGCCCTGAAGGTTCCTCCTCAGACACCAACTCCAGCTTTGGTCTCCTGGGCAAGAGTCACAACCACACCAACGGCTTGGACTCACCAGGGCTCTACGGACACACAGCGGGCATGGGGAACAATGGAACAGCCAACAG GCGGTTTGGTGGTGAGGATGGCCAGGTGAAGTGTGAGTTCTTGCTGGATTCTGTGGCTAAGAGGCTGTGTCTGGTGTGTGGAGATGTGGGGTCAGGGTACCACTACGGAGTGGCCTCCTGTGAGGCCTGCAAGGCTTTCTTCAAGAGGACCATCCAGG GTAACATTGAGTACAGCTGCCCGGCCACCAGTGAGTGTGAGATCACCAAGCGGAGGAGGAAGTCGTGCCAGGCCTGTCGCTTCATGAAGTGTCTCAACGTGGGCATGATGAGAGAAG GTGTGCGTCTGGACCGGGTCCGTGGGGGCAGACAGAAGTACAAGAGAAGGATAGACTCTGAGAACAGCCCCTACCTCAACCCTCAACACGGCCTGCCACAGAAGAGAACAT tTCCTCTAGGTGGTCTGGCAGAGAATAAGGTGGTCTCTCTCCTGCTGGTGGCTGAACCAGAGAGTATCTTTGCCATGCCGGACCCCACCGTCCCCGACAGTGACATCAAAGCCCTGACCACACTTTGTGACCTTGCCGACCGCGAACTGGTGGTCAACATCGGCTGGGCCAAACACATCCCAG GTTTCCCCTTGCTCTCGCTGGCAGACCAGATGAGTCTACTGCAGAGTGGATGGATGGAGATTCTGATCCTGCGTGTGGTGTTTCGCTCGCTGGCCCTAGAGGATAAGCTGGTGTATGCTGAGGACTACATCATGGATGAGGAGCAGTCCAAACTGGCAGGTGTACTGGACCTAAACAACACCATACTGCAGCTGGTGAAGAAATACAAAGCCATGAGGATTGACAAGGAGGAGTTTGTTGTCCTCAAGGCAATCTCACTGGCTAACTCAG aCTCCATGCAGATAGAAGACGTGGAGGCTGTCCAGAGTCTCCAGGATGTGCTCCATGGGGCCCTGCAGGACTACGAGAGTGCCCAGCACACGGAGGACCCTCGACGGGCAGGCAAGCTCATCATGACCCTGCCCCTGCTCCGGCAGACGGCCGCCAGGGCTGTGCAGCACTTCTGCAGCATCAAGCAGGACGGCCGTGTGCCCATGCACAAACTGTTCCTGGAACTGCTGGAGGCCAGGGCCTGA